The nucleotide sequence GGCGGGCGTGGCGACGGTAAGGAGAAACTTGTACCCTTGGGCGTTTTTGGCCGAGTAAGCATCCAGGGCTTCGCGGCatgctttgaggaggagGACATAGTTGTCGGCCTCATTCTTGTTGGTGGGGTATTCCCAATCAATATCGAGGCCGTCGAGACCCCAGTCGGCGAGAAGCTTGACGGCACTGGTGGCGAAGCGGTTGCGCCCTGCAGCGGTGGCAGCTATGGGGGCAAACTTGGGCGACCAAGTCCAGCCGCCGATCGAGAGTAGGACCTTGAGGTGAcggttcttctttttgagaAGGTAGAGCTGCTTCACGCATCCATAGGCGTTGCGGCCAAGGTCGTTCCAAGAGTCGGTTGGGTAGTGCTTGTCGATGTCAGAATATGTATCGGAAGATATCCTATGTCGCGAGATCAGTTAGCCGAAACAGGTATATTTACAGAAGAACAGATATTCAAGAGGCCTACACTTCACCGTCTGTTGCAATATTAGCAAATGAGTAGAGAATGTGGGTAACGGTATCGACGGGCAAGTCTTGAGGCTGGTAGTTGGCACCGTAGATACCCCTGAACGACAATCTTCGTTAACATAGTTCTCGGTCAGAGTAAGATAGACCACCCGTATCATCCAGAAACCTACCAGTTGGTAAAGTACAACACACTTCTGTACCCTGACCAGTTGGCAGCCGACGGTGAGGGATTGCTAGCTCCCGATGTCTGACTGGGAGTGGCAATGACTGTCTGTGAAGACTGAGCCTTGGCGGTTCCCGCAGGCGAAGAGGCAGGACTTGTGCCAGAGGGTATGATGATAGAGGCTATGTGGGTTACAGGGTCAACGGGAGCCGGTGTGTTCTGTGGCTGCCCGTTGCCATCAACGGTGACAGTAACGGTTCTGGTTGGGGCGTCAAAGCAGATCATGTCCCGCTTGGCAAGGGCTGAGTCGACTGCATCTGGCATCGGTGCGGCCAAAACCGACCACCTGAGGAGTAAGGGAGTGAGGAAAAAGAGCCTGTGCAACATCTTGAATGCTTGAGAccaagttggaggataaaagaGGGATGGCGAGGATCGGCAGCTTGTTCAGTTGCTGCTGGCGGTATTAAAGTAAGAGAGAGAGGAGGATTCACGAACTCGTGCATGTCAAGGGGTGGCATAATCAGGCTGTTGGTAAAGAGACTTGCACTTCTTATATACAACTCATGTATTACATGTCTCATTTGTATTCAATAGCAAACCGCgcaagagaaagagagaataTCGTCAAGTCAATGTCGACAGCCTCGAACGGCCTCGAATCAGCAAGGAATGAAAGGCCAGAATCGGGATTGGGGGGAACATGCCATATCGAGGAATGCTGTGCTAAGGGGGTTCACCGGCAGCCTCGTTGAAATATGTCCCAAGCTAAACGGGTGTGGCAGAGTACCGAGACATTTGTTTTCTGTGGCGAAGACAAAAGGCACTGCAATACCCTCCAGACCAGACTTTGACTTGCATGCTTCGCGGCACGCCCGAGTAATCAGGACGAAATCGATACATCTTGCTTTAGCCTGAGTATGAGCATGAAAAGCAGGTATCGGGACGGGAGTGTTGGGCGATAAAAGACCATATGGGAACATAGACTCGAGCGTATAGGCAGTCATAAAGACGGTTCCAGTATATGTATAACGGCATGAAAGAAGTATGCTTTCACAAATTGTGTATGATGCTAGTGCTATCGTTGTTGCGCTTTGCCGTCGTATTCGGGTGATATCGTGAACGGTCCTGCAAAGCCGTCAGTTCTGCTTCCCTACCCACTTAGGTAAGTAGATGGGCAGGTACCCGAGTACCCTGTAAATGTATATTTTTTATGTAAGTATATTAGATactgggattttttttttggtagaCTAATTAATTAGTGACTGGAAGAGTTAGTCAGACTTTCCAGAAGACGGCGCGTCAAGTCGATTTAGTCAACCGTACTAGCTAGCAACAATTCCCCGTGAGCAATGGCACGCATCGAGCTGAGGACATTCTTGTTTGATTCTGTTCAAGAAACGTCCATTCAATTCCGTCGAGTGACTGGCTGTGGCCGGGTCTGAGACCCCCAGGAGTAGAGAGTTGGTATGCGCCGACCCCTCAGAGCATGCCCCAGAACAAAGACTCGATCCAGTGGTTGGGTTTTTGTACCTGGACGGCTGCAGAAAAGGGAGGGTAAATGGGAACTTCAAGACAAGATTATTGCCAAATTTCGAGAAACAAACCTTTCATGTAGCCCTACGAATAAAAACCCCCCACAGCCTGTCGGCACTAGTAAGGACAAAGTATCATTCGCTAAATTGCATGCAGATGGTGGAGAGGGGCGGACCCTGTAAACCACGCTGCGCCCATGCAGAAATCGCCCATTCGCCCATTTGATGTAACCATTTCTACCTACGGTAATAGAATCTGATCAACGCTTCGTTGGTGTATTTTGGCATGACAATATCCATCCACCTTGCGCAGAAAGTATATGATCAAACTGTCATATATCCACAGAGAAAGGACAGTCATATTGCAAGAAAGTATCCTTCTCCTCCACTTTCATGGCTTCACTCCAAACAGCACTTAGAAGCCTGGGCATCCATGCAGCCTTTGCAGTGTCTTCCAAACAGGACTGGGTATAAATTTTGATGCGTATGGAAGGATGCAATAAAGCAGCCAGACATGATCCCCGATGGACCCTCCCAAATCGTTCATTCCCACATCATCCCTCATTAATTCATCTTTCCATCCCTAGCCACTCAATCTCAGATGCCCGTCTGGCGAAGCTTCTGCGTAATCTCATCCACTTCCTTACTGGCAACGTCCTTGATAGTGGCCGgctccttggcctccttcTCGTCCTTGTCCAGCGTCTTCTTAATCTCCTCCTCCGTCTCCGCCTCCTCCTCAgactcctcttcctcctcctcgtccgagTCGTCCTCCAGGTCACTGAGCGAGTCCACACCCCACTCCTCCTCGATCAACACATCACCGCCAGCCTTCTCCTTGCGCGCCTCGAGAAGCTTCTGCAGCGCTGCGATGCTGACATCGTCCTCGGAGAGCTTGTTGCCGTTGATCTCGATCTTCTTGAGTGCTGGTAGCCCGTCCTTGACAGTGTCGGCAAAGCTCTTGAGCGTGCGCGCGTTCATGTCGTTGTACTGCATCCTCAACGTCTCAAGCTTCTCGTTCTTCCCCTTGGCCAACGCCCGGCTGAGCAGCCGCCCGCCCTTGGCACCCAGGTACGAATCGCTGACACCGAGCTCGCGCAGGTCCGTCCACGTCGGCGCGATCTTGGCCAGCGCCGTCGCTCCCGTGATGGTGAAGGTGTTGTCCTGCAGGTCCAACACCTGGATCGCCAGAGTGTTGCTCAGGC is from Pyricularia oryzae 70-15 chromosome 2, whole genome shotgun sequence and encodes:
- a CDS encoding chitinase 1, with product MICFDAPTRTVTVTVDGNGQPQNTPAPVDPVTHIASIIIPSGTSPASSPAGTAKAQSSQTVIATPSQTSGASNPSPSAANWSGYRSVLYFTNWISSDTYSDIDKHYPTDSWNDLGRNAYGCVKQLYLLKKKNRHLKVLLSIGGWTWSPKFAPIAATAAGRNRFATSAVKLLADWGLDGLDIDWEYPTNKNEADNYVLLLKACREALDAYSAKNAQGYKFLLTVATPAGPENYGNMNLEGMDKFVDFWNLMAYDYAGSWDTTTGHQSNLYLDDQNKVATKFSTEKAVQDYFARGIDAAKITLGLPLYGRSFASTGGLGKPFSGLGDGSIERGVWLYKDLPRPGAIVAYDNVAKASYSYDAAKREFVTYDTVDSAREKTRYMKQKGLGGAVFWEASGDRKGDQSLVGTVARGVGPVGEPILNNRKPQF